A single region of the Gammaproteobacteria bacterium genome encodes:
- the ruvA gene encoding Holliday junction branch migration protein RuvA yields MIGRIKGTLLEKTPPSLLVDVAGVAYELDAPMFTFYRLPDIGQEVILHTHLVVRDDAHLLYGFAREHERRLFRSLIKVSSVGPKMALAILSGIEPDSFVNCVMHNDTDSLIRIPGIGKKTAERLIIEMRDRLQDWKPDSLEPISPEPAAYTSNKATQEAISALVALGYKPNEARQAVSQVEKQHQLSEEIIRHALRGMIKGSRHDPG; encoded by the coding sequence ATGATCGGCAGAATAAAAGGCACACTACTAGAAAAAACCCCTCCCTCACTCCTAGTCGATGTCGCAGGTGTCGCCTATGAATTAGACGCCCCCATGTTCACCTTCTACCGCCTACCTGATATCGGCCAAGAAGTGATCTTACACACCCACCTGGTGGTACGCGATGATGCCCATCTACTCTATGGTTTTGCCAGAGAACACGAACGCAGACTCTTTCGCAGCCTGATTAAAGTCAGCTCCGTTGGTCCCAAAATGGCGCTAGCCATACTCTCCGGCATAGAACCCGATAGTTTTGTAAACTGCGTAATGCACAACGATACCGATAGCCTAATCCGCATCCCCGGCATCGGTAAAAAAACGGCAGAACGTCTCATCATCGAAATGCGCGACCGCCTGCAAGATTGGAAACCAGATTCTCTAGAACCCATAAGCCCAGAGCCTGCCGCATACACCAGCAACAAAGCCACCCAAGAAGCTATCAGCGCCTTAGTGGCACTCGGCTACAAACCCAATGAAGCACGCCAAGCCGTGTCACAAGTTGAGAAACAACATCAACTCAGCGAAGAAATCATACGCCACGCCCTACGCGGCATGATAAAAGGAAGCCGCCATGATCCAGGCTGA
- the ruvB gene encoding Holliday junction branch migration DNA helicase RuvB, with protein sequence MIQAERLISPQSFGDDAPFDRAIRPKYLRDYIGQPAVCQQLEIFIQAARGRTEALDHVLIFGPPGLGKTTLAHIIATEMGVGLKQTSGPVLEKAGDLAALLTNLSAHDVLFIDEIHRLSPVIEEVLYPALEDYQLDIMIGEGPSARSIKLDLPPFTLVGATTRAGLLTSPLRDRFGIVQRLEFYQVADLTTIVQRSAQILAVKMDVPGSQEIAKRSRGTPRIANRLLRRVRDYAEVKSDGTINKNIAEQALNLIDVDINGFDPMDRRLLLTVIEKFDGGPVGLDTLSAAIGEPADTIEDVLEPYLIQQGFIQRTPRGRIATKQAYQHFGLQFSTV encoded by the coding sequence ATGATCCAGGCTGAACGTTTGATAAGTCCCCAAAGTTTCGGCGATGATGCGCCCTTTGACCGCGCCATTCGCCCTAAATATCTACGTGATTACATAGGCCAGCCCGCCGTTTGCCAACAATTGGAAATCTTTATCCAAGCAGCACGCGGCCGTACAGAAGCTTTAGATCACGTATTGATTTTTGGACCACCTGGATTAGGCAAAACCACATTGGCACATATTATCGCCACTGAAATGGGCGTAGGTTTAAAACAAACTTCAGGTCCAGTACTAGAAAAAGCCGGTGACTTAGCCGCACTACTCACCAACCTTTCAGCGCACGATGTCCTATTTATCGACGAAATTCACCGCCTAAGCCCGGTAATTGAAGAAGTTTTATACCCAGCCCTTGAAGATTATCAGTTAGACATCATGATAGGCGAGGGTCCTTCCGCCCGCTCCATCAAATTAGATTTACCACCCTTCACCTTAGTCGGAGCAACCACCCGGGCGGGATTATTAACCTCACCATTACGCGACCGCTTTGGTATTGTGCAACGCCTGGAGTTCTATCAGGTCGCTGATTTAACGACTATTGTACAACGCAGCGCACAAATTTTAGCCGTTAAAATGGATGTGCCAGGGTCACAAGAAATTGCCAAACGCTCCCGCGGCACGCCTCGCATTGCCAACCGCCTGCTGCGTCGGGTGCGGGATTATGCTGAAGTTAAATCCGATGGAACCATCAATAAAAACATCGCCGAACAAGCATTAAATTTAATCGATGTGGATATTAATGGTTTCGATCCTATGGATCGCAGGTTATTATTAACCGTTATTGAAAAATTTGACGGCGGCCCAGTTGGCCTTGATACTTTATCAGCTGCAATCGGTGAACCGGCAGATACCATAGAAGATGTGCTGGAACCTTATTTAATACAGCAGGGTTTCATACAACGCACACCTCGCGGCCGCATCGCTACTAAACAAGCCTATCAACATTTTGGTTTACAATTTTCAACTGTATGA
- the tolQ gene encoding protein TolQ → MTTNPSLWSFVADAGIVVKCVMLLLVAASVVSWTFIFQRGIFLKNAQKAVTAFEDQFWSGSDLSKLYEGLTNRNIELQGLEHIFHAGFREYSRLHQRPGVNTEALMAGVERAMRVASSRETDKLERHLSFLATVGSTSPYVGLFGTVWGIMTSFQGLIGVQQSTIAMVAPGISEALVATAMGLFAAIPAVIAYNRFNNAVERLTNTYDTFQEEFSSILFRQAHFQPTPMLVEQ, encoded by the coding sequence ATGACAACCAATCCTTCCTTATGGAGTTTCGTCGCCGATGCCGGAATCGTCGTTAAATGTGTGATGCTACTTTTAGTCGCAGCATCCGTTGTTTCTTGGACCTTCATTTTCCAGCGCGGTATATTTCTAAAAAATGCACAAAAAGCGGTGACCGCTTTCGAAGATCAATTCTGGTCAGGCTCAGATTTAAGCAAACTCTACGAAGGTTTAACCAACCGAAATATTGAATTACAAGGATTAGAACATATCTTCCACGCCGGATTTCGTGAATACAGCCGCCTGCACCAACGCCCCGGTGTTAACACCGAAGCCCTCATGGCCGGTGTCGAGCGTGCCATGCGCGTCGCCAGCAGCCGTGAAACCGATAAACTCGAACGCCATTTATCATTCCTCGCCACGGTCGGCTCCACCAGTCCTTATGTCGGATTATTCGGTACCGTGTGGGGTATTATGACTTCCTTCCAAGGATTAATCGGCGTGCAACAATCCACCATTGCTATGGTAGCTCCCGGCATTTCCGAAGCGTTAGTTGCTACAGCCATGGGCCTTTTTGCCGCTATCCCCGCGGTTATTGCTTACAATCGTTTTAATAATGCAGTTGAGCGCTTGACCAACACTTACGATACTTTCCAGGAAGAATTTTCTAGTATTTTATTCCGCCAGGCACATTTTCAACCGACTCCGATGCTGGTCGAGCAGTAA
- the tolR gene encoding protein TolR, with translation MRKTRKNRRALVAEINVVPYIDVMLVLLVIFMITTPLLSQGVNVDLPQATAQPLTAKQQEPIIVSIDAQGLYYLNIASNPDQPINATDLMGQVSNELQHATADAPPRQILVKGDQNVDYGKVMQAMVLLQQAGAKGVGLVTTPPDQTTH, from the coding sequence ATGCGAAAAACCAGAAAAAACCGCCGCGCCCTGGTAGCTGAAATCAATGTAGTGCCTTATATCGACGTAATGCTGGTACTTCTGGTCATTTTCATGATTACCACCCCGCTGTTATCACAAGGCGTCAACGTAGATTTGCCCCAAGCCACCGCCCAACCCTTAACCGCCAAACAACAAGAACCCATTATCGTCAGCATCGATGCGCAAGGTCTTTACTACCTCAACATCGCCAGTAATCCTGACCAACCCATCAACGCCACCGATCTCATGGGTCAAGTTTCCAACGAACTACAACATGCCACAGCAGACGCACCACCCCGGCAAATACTAGTCAAAGGCGATCAAAATGTCGATTACGGCAAAGTGATGCAAGCCATGGTATTGTTACAACAAGCAGGAGCAAAAGGCGTAGGCTTGGTGACAACGCCACCCGATCAAACGACACATTAA